The genomic window TGCTGTCCGCgcgccccctccttccctcctgcacACTGCAGCTTCAACCATCTGGGGCTCGGAGCCCAAGGTGACGTGAACTTGGGAGAGAAAGAGCTTTTTCACTTAAACTTTTGGTCCTCCCAGGGGGGGTTCCTTTGAAATGACAGACGACGACAGTGCTATTAGGGCCCTGACCCAGTTTCCACTTCCCAAGAATCTTCTGGCCAAGGTGATTCAGATTGCAACATCGTCCTCCACAGCTAAGGTGAGGGATGTGTTTCAAAgtgtgtgttggaggggagggaggaagtgaagaagggagggggagagagaaagagaggagagagggagagagtgagggggggtgagagagagagagagaacgtgaGAACGTTTGTATGCGTGTATGCGCATGCGTGTGTGCCACTGAGCTACTAAGGGCTTACTCatgcccaggagtgactcctgctcGAGACCtttgtggtgcaagggattgaacttgggttagccatgAATTTTATCTTTGCTGCCAGGCAAGGGGGTTTCGGTAAAGCAGAGTTCTCCAGGTGCAAGACCTTTATGCTTGCTCAGAATTTGCCTGTTTTTTAGCTCAGACTGATGGTTTCAGTCAACTTTTGCCAGCTGTTTGCCTAGCAGGTGCCAAGAGACAGTGGGCCTACAGAGTGGGACTGGGGGAGGTTTTGGGACCAAGGGCCCTTTTTGAGGCTGATGTGATGGGGCAGTTCTGGCTTTCTGGGCTGCCAGGTGCTTTCCTTCTGCTCTTTTCATCCTTCtctcttgccttccatgtagaACCTCATGCAGTTTCACACCGTGGGCACCAAGACTAAATTGTCCACCCTCACCCTTCTCTGGCCCTGTCCTATGACTTTTGTTGCCAAAGGACGTCGCAAAGCAGAGGCTGAGAACAAGGCAGCAGCCTTAGCCTGCAAGAAACTGAAGGTGAGTCTGTGTGGGGATCCCGCTGCTCAAAGGGTAACCTTAGCAGGCCTTTGGCCTTGCTGCATAACTCTTGGCTCCCGGTCTATGTGCCAGGCTGTGTGGCTGTTTCTAGGTCTGACCACTGGGTGCTTTGCCTTTTAGCTTCATTTTTTCAGCACTGTTGGCCAGAACCTGTGTGAAGCTGAGAGGGGACAAGCTTATCAGAATGACAGAGCTGGAAGAAGGGGTTGCACAGCCCAGTGCCTGGCTCCTGGCTGGATTAGTATCTGAAAAGATAACTggaggggttggagaggtagcacagagggtagggcgtttgccttgcacgcgaccgacctgggttcaattcccagcatcccatatggtcccctgagcactgccaggggtaattcctgagtgcagagccaggagtgtgacccccccccaaaaaaaagataattggaGTTTTATGGCTGAACAGAATAATCCAACACTCACTGGGATGAAGACTAAAGAGGTCACAAGCACAGGGAAAGTAGGGGGCTTTACAGGGTTATCTCTGAGTTAGAATTGAGTCCCAGCAGACACCCCAGTAGGGTGGAAGTTAGCACTGTGCCTGGACTGCCTACCTGTGAACTTGGGATTTGGAACCAAGTCAGAAGTTGAGTTTGCCGGACAGGACAAGAATGAAGCCTTCCCGACTGCACCTGGTCTCGAGTGCCCTCAGCAACCAGCTGTTCCGTGGGGCCTACTTGGCTTTGAGAGCCCAGAGTAGGCAGGGCTGAGGTGAGACACAGTCAAGCCTGGAGAACAGAGAAGGGGATCCTACTAGACTGACTGGAAGAGAGCTTTGAAGAAGTCTGAATATTACCCAGTGACATACCCTGGCGCTTAGCATCTCACCTGGCAATGATCCTGAGCCACTGGCTGGGCCCTATTAGGGTGGCAGCTGACTTTCCCCTTTACAAGAGGTGGTGGTGTTCACCCTTCCTGTACTGCCCAGGGCTTTGCCAGGTGGCTGAAGGAGGGCATCTTTGCCTATGGCTTAAGACTCTGGAAGGAGGGCGAGTTGGAGCTGGGCTTTGCGGGGAGGGCAGGATCCAGGGATTGTCTGGAAAATGACTGATTTAACTCACTGGCTTGTGTTGTTTTCTATCTTattctgggatggaacccaggaccatGTTAGGCATGTgctattcttttgggggggtacACCTGGAAGTTCTGGGGGTGCTTTTGACCATTTCCTGAGGTGCTGAGGTCTGGCACTGTTCTTTGATCCATATCCATGAGGTACAGGGGACTGGACttggggccttgcacatgccaggcatatgccctaccaTTTGCCCAGTTGCCTCAGCCTAAttcctgcttttctctttcttggctttttgggttggTCATATctgatgatcagggattactcctggcgatgctcatatgaaatgccggggatcaaacacgggttggctgcatgcaagtcaaatgcccaacctgctgtactatcgctctggcccttattcttttgtcttttgtctgtttttacaTATTCCAGCATTGCGTATGTTTGCATTTTGCAGTGTTTCAGTTTTTCCCTCCTGTATCATGTTGGCTAAAACCTTCAGTGGCATAGGAGATAGGTTGCCAGCTATGCCGCTTATCTGGGCCATAGCGGGTGAGGTAGGGGGCAGGAGTGAGCTGCCTGTCTCCTCTCTGCAGAGTCTGGGCCTGGTGGACCGGAACAATGAGCCTCTCACCCATGCCATGTATAACCTGGCCTCCTTGCGTGAGCTTGGTGAGACCCAGCGCCGGCCATGTACCATCCAGGTGCCTGAGCCCATCCTTCGCAAGATAGAGACCTTCCTGAACCATGTAAGAACCTATTTAACCCCtcatccccatcccacccccatctgCTCCACACCACAACCTTCCTCTTGGAGCAGACCATAGTCGCTGGCCATGTCCTGCTATGGGCTAAGCAGCTAGTCTGGCCCACCGTGGCCCGGGCAACTCTGGACTGAGTCCTTCACCAGGGCTTGGGCCCAGCCTTTGGCCCAGGCGAACCCTTTGGAGGGGCTGgttggagagaaggaggaagagtctTTCCTCCTCACCATGTTATTGCCTCTCTGGTCTCCCAGTACCCCGTGGACAATTCATGGATCTCCCCAGAGCTCCGACTACAGAGTGAAGACATCTTGCCCTTGGGCAAGGACTCAGGGCCCCTGAGCGACCCCATCACAGGCAAGCCCTACATGCCCCTGTCTGAGGCCGAGGAGGTGCGGCTGAGCCAGAGTCTGCTAGAGATGTGGCGGCGGCGGGGACCCATCTGGCAGGAGGTACCCCAGCTTCCTGTGGACCCGCATCGGGACACCATCCTCAATGCCATTGAGCAgcacccagtggtggtcattTCTGGGGATACGGGCTGTGGGAAGACCACCCGCATCCCCCAGCTGCTGCTGGAGCGCTATGTGACTGAGGGCCGAGGGGCCCGCTGCAATGTCATCATCACACAGCCTCGCCGCATCTCAGCTGTGTCTGTGGCACAGAGGGTCAGCCATGAACTGGGCCCCTCGCTACGCCGGAATGTGGGCTTCCAGGTGCGGCTGGAGAGCAAGCCCCCGGCACGCGGCGGGGCCCTGCTCTTCTGCACTGTGGGCATTCTGCTGCGGAAGCTGCAGAGCAACCCCAGCCTAGAGGGCGTGAGCCACGTCATCGTGGATGAGGTCCATGAGCGGGACGTGAACACAGACTTCCTGCTGATTCTGCTCAAGGGCCTGCAGCGGCTCAACCCTTCCCTGCGGCTGGTGCTCATGAGTGCCACAGGTGACAATGAGCGCTTCTCCCGCTACTTTGGTGGCTGCCCTGTTATCAAGGTACCTGGCTTCATGTACCCAGTCAAAGAACACTACCTGGAGGACATTCTGACCAAGCTGGGCAAGCACCAGTACCCTCACCGGCACCGGCACCATGAGGTGAGGGACATGTGCCCTGCCCCCGGCTTCTGGCCTTGTGctctatcccccaccccccaccctgtggcTTTGGTGGCCAGGTGATTGTCAACAGTAATGGTGGTAGTAAGGCCTACCGGTGTGGGGGGGCTGTTGGCCTCACCAAGTCACAGTGACTGTTCTCTGCGCCTCCTTTCCCTGGGGCTCTGACTGTggcctctcttcccccaccccagtctgagGATGAATGTGCACTCGATTTGGACCTTGTGACTGATCTGGTTCTGCACATCGATGCCCGTGGGGAACCAGGTGGGTACTTTTTTCTGCCCTGTGCCCACCCTGAGCTGCTGGGAATGCCCAGCGCCAACCTATAGGCTCCCTTCACAGGTGGGATCCTCTGCTTCCTGCCTGGCTGGCAGGAGATCAAAGGCGTACAACAACGCCTCCAGGAGGCCCTGGGCATGCATGAGAGCAAGTACCTCATCCTGCCAGGTGAGACTGGGTATATGGGAATCAAACACTCCTGGGCCAGGACACAGGTAACCTGGTGTGCCACTCTGAGCAGACTCTGCAGCCTTTACCAGGCTTGTTACTTATCTGGGCTTTGTTTCCATCAAAATGGGGTCAAGGCagtggagatagctcaaagggctgtagcacatgctttgcatttgggagtcttaggtttgattcctggcacagcagaacctggagcACCATCGGCGAGTAACCACCAATATCAGGTtaaaggaaggggtgggggttgctGTTAGAATCTTGCCCTGTCCTACAGGTGATGGGCGCCATAGCCATGGCCCCAACCCACATGATTTTGCTCCCACAGTGCACTCCAACATCCCCATGATGGACCAGAAGGCCATATTCCAGCAGCCTCCAATGGGGGTGCGCAAGATCGTCTTGGCCACCAATATCGCAGAGACCTCCATCACAGTCAACGACATTGTGCACGTGGTGGACAGCGGTCTGCACAAGGAGGAGCGCTATGACCTGAAGACTAAGGTTGCTCTGTCCTCGGGCACAGCTAGCCGCAGGGGGAAGAATGCCCAATCCTAAGTGGCCCCCAGTCcagctgtgtgtgtctgggaaAGGACATACTTGGGGACTGTGTCAGATAGTGGGGTGGACTTGCTGAGGGGGGTTTAACAAGGTTTGGGGAAACAGGGAGGTCCTCAAGGGGCCGGGTGGCTGCTCACTGTCCCCTCCCTCAGGTGTCCTGCCTGGAGACTGTGTGGG from Sorex araneus isolate mSorAra2 chromosome 4, mSorAra2.pri, whole genome shotgun sequence includes these protein-coding regions:
- the DHX30 gene encoding ATP-dependent RNA helicase DHX30 isoform X4, with protein sequence MQGKPPYLLYCLSGPKKGWGLLGPRNELFDAAKYRVLADRFGSPADSWWRPEPNMPPTSWRQLNPESIRPSGPGGLSRSMGREEEEDEEEELEEGTIDVTDFLSMTQQDSHNPLRDSRGGSFEMTDDDSAIRALTQFPLPKNLLAKVIQIATSSSTAKNLMQFHTVGTKTKLSTLTLLWPCPMTFVAKGRRKAEAENKAAALACKKLKSLGLVDRNNEPLTHAMYNLASLRELGETQRRPCTIQVPEPILRKIETFLNHYPVDNSWISPELRLQSEDILPLGKDSGPLSDPITGKPYMPLSEAEEVRLSQSLLEMWRRRGPIWQEVPQLPVDPHRDTILNAIEQHPVVVISGDTGCGKTTRIPQLLLERYVTEGRGARCNVIITQPRRISAVSVAQRVSHELGPSLRRNVGFQVRLESKPPARGGALLFCTVGILLRKLQSNPSLEGVSHVIVDEVHERDVNTDFLLILLKGLQRLNPSLRLVLMSATGDNERFSRYFGGCPVIKVPGFMYPVKEHYLEDILTKLGKHQYPHRHRHHESEDECALDLDLVTDLVLHIDARGEPGGILCFLPGWQEIKGVQQRLQEALGMHESKYLILPVHSNIPMMDQKAIFQQPPMGVRKIVLATNIAETSITVNDIVHVVDSGLHKEERYDLKTKVSCLETVWVSRANVIQRRGRAGRCQSGFAYHLFPRSRLEKMVPFQVPEILRTPLENLVLQAKIHMPEKTAVEFLSKAVDSPNIKAVDEAVILLQEIGVLDQREYLTTLGQRLAHISTDPRLAKAIVLAAIFRCLHPLLVVVSCLTRDPFSSSLQNRAEVDKVKALLSHDSGSDHLAFVRAVAGWEEVLRWQDRSSRENYLEENLLYAPSLRFIHGLIKQFSENIYEAFLVGKPSDCTMPSAQCNEYSEEEELVKGVLMAGLYPNLIQVRQGKVTRQGKFKPNSVTYRTKSGNILLHKSTINREATRLRSRWLTYFMAVKSNGSVFVRDSSQVHPLAVLLLTDGDVHIRDDGRRATISLSDSDLLRLEGDSRTVRLLRELRRALGRMVERSLRSELAALPPGVQQEHGQLLSLLAELLRGPCGSFDVRKTADD